TCTTCCTCTGCATGATGCCCCAGTGCTCAGTAGGTGTGGAGCGGAGCTGAccccactgctgctgctgataTTATGAACCTGCTGCTACTCTACTGGCCCCCTCTCATGTGTCCACACAGCCCACCAATCAGAGTGCCTCCTTAATCTAGCCAACCAATCCATGACTCTTCCTCATAGGTTTTCTGATTGGCCACATCCTCTTTCCTCGCCTTCTCTAAATGAATTGAAGGACAGCGTCAGAGGGGAGAGACTTTGAAAGTGGATGTGAAGATTCAGGGTAAGAAAATAGAGTAAGGGCCCTGTACACACATTGCCTAAAAAGGAACACCGCAGTCAAATAATGGCTGCATCTTTTAAGCAAATTCTACCCAGGAGCTTCAGAAAATCTCACGGTCCAAAGAACACGAATAAACTTGAACCAAAGTTGACATGTAAATCCCTCCAACAGAGAATCAGTAGTGAGTTCAGAGAACTCAATATTCTTGACCATATTTGATGCTACATATTTAACCTACATATTTAACCAGGGctgtagtggtgcctggagaagtgggtatactctCATTTTGCCAAAGGGCTCGTCCGGCGAAGGAAAGGCGCCCTGTGTGGAAATATATGAGAAACAGTGACATACACTATGAATGACCTAAAATGTTGAATCCCATATTGGTCTTTCACAGTCAGACCAACCCATGCTGTACTGTGCAGTAGGCTAATAGTAGGCCTACTACTGAAACAGATAAATGAGGCTGCCAACTGAGTCACAAATTCACAGGTTTCAGATTTTTCCCCATTTCTGTAAGGTTTTCGTTCTGTTACACTTTTTCTTACAGAAAACAACGTAATTGTATTATCTAAGTCcataacaatgcttaaaccacatcaggagaccacttttgaggtttgagtgtcaactgtaagtgctgttattgtgaagtggaaatgtctaagagcaacaacggctcagcagtgaagtggtaggccacaaggCTCACAGAataggaccaccgagtgctgaaggtatggatagtgctaactgtaaagttttgtCAAGGAGGAATAATGGGGATATTTTTCATGGCTCAGCCTAGGCCCcttggttccagtgaagggaaatcttaacggtaGAGCATACAAAGAAATTCTATACGGTTCTGTGCCCCCTCCCAAAGGATTTTCATTAACTTACACTAGACTTTTCCCCCCTTACTAGCTCCGACCTTATCTATGAAAAATCTACCTCATCTTTGATTGTCAGTATTAATGATACAAAAGGCAACAGATACAACGTAGGTGATAAAACAACACATATCAGAACTCAGACGAGTCCTGCAAACTATGATTTACAAAAGTAACTGTGCTGGAAATGTTTAACGTTTGTGCTTTTCTAAGAACAAAAgttctcagtttcaaggtctcggcttagagagaagaagctttgaggtattggtctgtcacatgttatgaaccagtactGGTCGGTCACATGTATGAAACAAAACAgtaatgatgaattaattatgcAAATATAACATGTCTGTGTATAGCCATATATAAGACAACAGTTGGGACTGCCCCAGcagagctcctgattgacatgtgttcTATAGTGCATTgagttggaacctctccagcgcgcTGATAATAAAGGAtcattcatttaagattgacttaaGTGTCCCTGGTGGACATTTCCATGACATGGTGGTGAATTTCCACAACAGCCTTTCATCTTCACAAAATGATGCATATCTTTGCTTTATTCAATACGAGAAAACTCAAGGTGACATTGATGGTTTGCCAGTTCTACAGACAATGTATGCAAATTACTGTAGAATGAATGAATAATAAATTACCCATAAAAAATAAATCCTTAGAGCTTAGAGTTTATTCGATGGAGAAGGCTCCTATTTTGAAGACAATATGCTCAAATATTTTCACATGAACTCTTTACAAAAGTGTGCATCAAGAGTTGCTGTGTTGTGCCACCTGGTATCAGAAGTAGAGAGGTGTCAAAGCTCAACCCCCCTCTGCTTGAAGAGCTCCTCTAGTTGTCTCTCCAGTGCTGGGTTGGTCCCCCTCAGTCCTCTCACTACCTGGGCTGCCCACACAAAGTACTCCTGAACACGCTCTGCCGGCCAACCTGGCAACCACAACACAGATTTAAATATAAGATATGGGACAGGGGTAaagagagggacagtcagacaaCGAGAGGGAAGTAAAGAGAAGCAATGAGCCAGAGAGATAATTAGAAAATAAAGATCAGTTTCCCCAGTTCAGAGAAATTGGTCATGGAGGTTGTTAGGTTTATGTCCCATCCTGCATTCTGATTCACCAGCTTCTAACCACTAGATGGTGCTGctcttgcttttttttttttaagaatcaGTCACTcacatttgtggcacaaatccaatgcaagtcaatggtacCTATATTAGCATTTTCGCACAGTAACattgagtttatatatatatatatatatatatatatatatatatttttttttttatagatacTTTAGGATTTGGACATGACGCGTGAAAATGCTAATAAAGAAACCATTCGCATGCATTGGATGTGCCAAAAATGCTAAAAAGTTAGCATTTGAAATGGTGGataacaaaaccaaagcatggattgttgtcataccttgtccatcgACTGCTTAGTCATTTAAGTTAACTTCTGACAACATTTACCATCCCGCAGTAGCGGCCATGATTTAGCAGCGGCCATGATTTAGCAGCAGATGCATATAGCAGACATGATTTGAGAAGATAGACAATCAAAAAAGCATATTTTTGGACCCTCTGTGTAAAATATGTTATTTGTGTTGGTTATCCTATGAGAGAACCAATGGTCCAAACCCCATTTCACTATCATATAAACCCCATTTCACCGTTCAAAGGTTATTGGAGTTTTTACACTTGTAGGTTGGCCAAAATGTGTGACTAAGTCAATggaggccagagagagaaagtggtcaAAATAAGGAAAATTGCACAGCGTTGTGTTAACTTGGCTAGAATCTGTGTAGGAGATAATTACCTGACTAGATCAACAGAAAAGTGAGCCTGTCAATCAATCACCTGTAGGTGTGCAGCGGTTCAGGTCCCTCAGGTTGTACAGTTTGTCAGCCAGTTTGACCAGTTTGGCCTGGTGGCTGGCGTGAGGTGCATGCTCCACCTGCTGACGTTTCCTCTCATGCTTGGGTAGCGCCTTATCATCTGTCACTTCCTGAACAATTCGAGACACCGTTTGCCCAAAGATGGCCTGTAGTTCTCCTATGCTGGTGTCAGTGTCCTCCACTGTGTCATGGAGCAAAGCTGCCTgaggacagttggaaaatataaatatcAGTCATGACCTTCCTGTTAATAACACAAACTCGTAACACAAATGTTTAATGTTTTCATGAGCTTAACATTGCCCATTGACTCGTCTATACTTAATAATATAATTTCATTACGATTTAAAATATTGCCCTCCAGGAACAAGTATGCAAGAAAGTATTTTGAGTTTGTCTGATACGTAAAACACTTACTTGCAAAACTTCAATGTCTGTGATCCCACCTTCATGGCTTAGGATCCTTGCCACACCTGCAAAATTATAAACACAGCAAATGTAAATGCAGATATCCATACACTGAAGTTCGAGCAGTGAGAGAGTTATTGCTAAGGACCTCTCTCAATAATGGACTAGAGAATAACGTTACTCCTTATCGTCCAAGGACCTTGCATGTTTAGAGGCAAATTGGCCCTTGCAGCCAAAACCGCTAAATACTCAATCTAAACATGAATCAATTCTCAATTACAGTACATTTCTAGAAACAAACTTTTATATCAAAAATAATTTTccaaatacaaaacacacacttactgtgcactgttaacaggttaacagatgCAGCTGACAGCATCTTTCAGTGACAACAGATGCAGACAGCTAATTAGCACATGAATGCCTCTGTCTTCAGTAAACAAGCGCTGTACCATGGAGATGAGACCGTGGGAACACTTACCCTAAACAAAAGTGTGTAGTGCTTTTACCTTTTGtgttaataattttaaaaaaggtCTAGCTAATATGAAATATATGTTCCTTGTGTTTCCAAAACCGTACCGCAAAAGATGTTTTAACGTTCAGAACAAGCGTCGGGGCTCTTAATTAACAAAACTTCCCCGGTCAGAAGATGCTAGCTATCATCAATAGGCGCTAATGGTAGCTAGTTGAGTCCTTATGCCATTCATagacgttaactagctagcatcTGTTAAGATTGTTTTTATAACAACTGTACCTATTGGGTGGTTGATATATGGCGTTTGTTCAGCGTCTTTACGTCGTTGATTGCGGTGCTTTTCAGCAGCGAAGTTGACAGTCTCCAACAGAATGACCGCTTCTGAACTCATGCTGTAAAAATAGTTTCTCACACTACAGACGGCACATTATTACCAACGTTTGGTCGCAGATCTCACCCGTCATTTGTGCGTCAGTGCCTTCTCTTTAAATGTCCGTAGTCAGACAAAGTCTCGCAACATTCCATCCGCTTCCACTGAAGCAAGGATAACATATTGCATTGGGATAAATGGTGTGCCTCCTTGCGAAAAAATATAAATACGAATGAGCCTtacctttatatatatattttagcagtattcctttctagggaggttttccaagccaccgtgcctctacacctgcattgcttgctgtttgtggttttaggctgtgtttctgtatagcactttgagatatcagctgatgtaagaagagctttataaatagatttgatttgattcataatAGAGCGTAAATCAATACTTAGTCCTAATGTCCATGTGTTCATTAGAGACAAGAACGTTTTTGCATAAAGTCCCCATTATGAGCAGGGGTTTGTTTGAATGTCATGATCAGGGGCTGGATTTGTCTAGGAAGCAGAGACTTGTGGACATGTGGATGAACGGGTAGGCTACCCCCAGTAGTACATACCAGGCCTGGACCTCCCCCGCCCACCACCTCCGCTGTGCGACCCTGATCAGAGAGGTAGAGCACTGGCGAACAAGGGACTGTCAGGAGGGAAGGAACTTTATCTGCTGCGTAAAGTGATTTGGTAAGTCATCATTTGAGACCCAATCATTGATCCAAATCAGGAAAAATCTATGCCAAAATGTTGTAATAGGGTTATGATTATAGGGGGGTGATTATTGTCAGAAAGAAGTTGCAAAAATGTAAAAGTTTGCCAAAAACAAGGATCAACTTGATCAGTGTTTTGCCatcaaaacatgtattttagaCATCTTTTTTTAATGTGTGTTTTCCTATGTAAGGAGGACATCTAAATTGTTTTTAGTAGTATTTTGTTTGACCTTTCTGGCTACATTTGAAAAGATAACCAAATACTTCCTTtacctaccctgcctttctaaggtcttcgaaagccaagttaactaacagattaccgaccatttcgaattccACTGTactttctccgctatgcaatctggtttcagagctggtcatgggtgcacctcagccacgctcaaggtcctaaacgatatcataaccgccatcgataagagacattactgtgcagccgtattcatcgacctggctaaggctttcgactctgtcaatcacaacattctcaTTAGCaggctcaacagccttggtttctcaaatgattgcctcgcctggttcaccaactacttctctgatagagttcagtatgtcaaatcggtgggcctgttgtccggacctctggcagtctctatggggtgccatagggttcaattctcgggccgactctcttctctgtatacatcaatgatgtcgctcttgctgctggtgattctttgatccacctctacgcagacgacaccattctgtatacctctggcccttctttggacactgtgttaactaacctccaaatgagctttaatgccatacaactctccttccgtggcctccaactgctcttaaatgcaagtaaaactaaatgcatgttcttcaaccgatcgctgcctgtgtaacagtatagactttacgcccgtcccctcgccccgacctgggcgcgaaccagggacgctctgcacacgtcaacagtcaccctcgaagcatcgttacccattgctccacaaaagccacggtcCTTGCAGAGcgaggggaaccactacttcaaggtctcagagcaagtgacgtcaccgattgaaacgccactagcgcgcaccaccgctaactagctagccattccaCATTGGCTACACTTGCACCTGCCCgcacgtccagcatcactactctggacggttctgacttagaatatgtggacaactacaaatacctaggtgtctggttaggctgtaaactctccttccagactcacattaaacatctccaatccaaaatgaaatctagaatcggcttcctatttcgcaacaaaacatccttcactcatgctgccaaacataccctcgtacaactgaccatcctaccgatcctcgacttcggcgatgtcatttacaaaatagcctccaacactctactcaacaaattggatgcagtctacaaCAGTcctatccgttttgtcaccaaagccccatatactacccaccactgcgacctgtatgctctcgttggctggccctcgcttcatactcgtcaccaaacccactggctccaggtcatctacatgtttttgctaggtaaagccttgtcttatctcagttcactggtcaccatagcagcacccacctgtagcacgcactccagcaggtatatctcactggtcacccccaaagccaattcttccttcggccgcctctccttccagttctctgctgccaatgactggaacgaactgcaaaaatcactaaacctggagactcttacctccctcactagctttgagcaccagctgtcagagcagctcacagatcactgcacctgtacatagctcatctgtaaatagcccatccaatctacctcatccccatactgtatttatttatttatcttgctcctttgcaccccagtatctatacttgcacattaatcttctgcacattctaccattccagtgtttaattgacatattgtaattacttcgccaccaaggcctatttattgccttacctctcttatcctacgtcatttgcacatgctgtatatatattttctactgtattattgattgtatgtttgtttattccacgtgtaactctgtattgttgtatgtgtcgaaatgctttgctttatcttggccaggtcacagttgcatatgagaacttgttctcaactagcctacctggttaaataaaggtgaaataaataaatatcttcTCACAGGTTCTATCAAAAGTCCAGCACTGCACCAGCAAAACACTCCaacactagcacagactggaatatgttccgggattcatccaatggcattgtgGAGTACACCACTTCAGTCAtctgcttcatcaataagtgcatcgacgacgacgtcgtccccacagtgaccgtacgtacaggGCCTTGCAAAAGTAATCATCTCCCTTGGtgttttccctattttgttgcattacaacctgtaatttaaatatatttttatttggatttcatgtaacggacatacacaaaatagtccaaattggggaagtgaaatttaaaaaataacttgtttaaaacaattctaaaaaaTGTCAAACgtaaaagtggtgcatgcatatgtattcaccccctttgatatacctgtattaactgcacctgtttgaacttgttacctgtataaaagacatctgtccacacactaaatcaaacagactccaacctctccacaatggccaagaccagagagctgtgtaaggacatcagggataaaattgtagacctgcacaaggctgggatgggctacaggacaatagacaAGCAGCTAGGTGAGCAGGCAATAACTGTGGGcaaaattattagaaaatggaagaagttcaagatgaaggtcaatcaccctcgttctggggctccatgcaagatctcacctcgtggggcatcaatgaacATGAGGAAGgtaagggatcagcccagaactacacggcaggacctggtcaatgacctgaagagagctgggatcatagtctcaaagaaaaccattagtaacacactacaccatcatggattaaaatcctgcagcgcacgcaaggtccccctgctcaagccagcgcatgtccaggcccgtctgaagtttgccaatgaccatctggatgatccagaggaggaatgggagaaggtcatgtggtctgatgagacaaaaacagagctttttggtctgaactccactcgccgtgtttggaggaagaagaaggatgagtacaaccccaagaacaccatccaaaccgtgaagcatggaggtggaaacatcattctttgggggtgcttttctgcaaaggggacaggacgactgcaccgtattgaggggaggatggatggggccatgtatcgcaagatcttggccaacaacctccttccctcagtaagagcattgaagatgggtcgtggctgggtcttccagcatgacaacgacccaaaacacacagccagggcaactaaggagtggctccgtaagaggcatctcaaggtcctggagtggcctagccagtctccagacctgaacccaatagaaaatctttgaagggagctgaaagtccgtattgcccagcgacagccccgaaacctgaaggatctggagaaggtctgtatggaggagtgggccaaaatccctgctgcagtgtgtgcaaacctggtcaagaactacaggaaatgtatgatctctgtaattgcaaacaaaggtttctgtaccaaatattaagttctgcttttctgatgtatcaaatacttatgtcatgcaataaaatgaaaattaattacttaaaaatcatacaatgtgattttctggatttttgttttagattccgtttctcatagttgaagtgtacc
This sequence is a window from Oncorhynchus clarkii lewisi isolate Uvic-CL-2024 chromosome 26, UVic_Ocla_1.0, whole genome shotgun sequence. Protein-coding genes within it:
- the LOC139384704 gene encoding guanosine-3',5'-bis(diphosphate) 3'-pyrophosphohydrolase MESH1-like, with amino-acid sequence MSSEAVILLETVNFAAEKHRNQRRKDAEQTPYINHPIGVARILSHEGGITDIEVLQAALLHDTVEDTDTSIGELQAIFGQTVSRIVQEVTDDKALPKHERKRQQVEHAPHASHQAKLVKLADKLYNLRDLNRCTPTGWPAERVQEYFVWAAQVVRGLRGTNPALERQLEELFKQRGVEL